The Alkalinema sp. FACHB-956 sequence CGTGCGGGAGTTCGTCCGGGCCGTTGTAACTTCGGATGCCTACACCGCACGGTTTGGCAAATTCCCCGTTGCGAAACAGGCTGAATTGTTGTTCCGCCATCTGCTGGGTCGCGCGATCGCCACAGATGTGGAGAAACTCCAGTACAGCCAATTGATCCAAACGGAAGGGTTGGCGGCTGCGGTGGAAGCGTTGCTCAATAGTGCTGAGTACAATCGCTTCTTCGGCGAAGATGTGGTGCCCTACAAGCGCTTCCCATCTCTGCCTGCCGATATGGTGTAAGTTCAACTCCCTTGGAATCTGACTGTTTAGCTCGATTCTAAAATTAGCCCCTAGACGGGATTCGTCTAGGGGTTTTCTGTGGCTGGGGGCCGATCGCTGGGAAGCTAAGCAACCCGTTTTTCCAGGTATTGGCCAATCATTTGTTCTTCCCCGGCGCGGGAAATGATGGTTTGGCGCGTGCGGTATTTGCTGCCGATGAGTTTGACTTCCTCTTCAAATACGGAGCCTTGGTACTCGGTGCGGAGGCAGAGGGTTTCTGGATTGGTCATGGAGAAGGTGGCAACGATCGGCTTGGGGGTGGCAAAGCCGCGATCTCGGTACATTAATCCATCGGCAATGCCAAATAGAGTGGATCCTTTAGACATATTTTTGCCCAGGATGGAATTTTTGCTATCCCAGGTGACGCTAGCCCCGCAGGTCATGAAATCCACATCTTCCAAGTCATGCAACTGTGCTAAGTGCCGCAACTCATCGCAGCCCTGCTCAAGAAACTGAACCGTAATCAGGCTTTCGACTTCCTGGACTTCCCCATCGGGCAAGGTGAAGTAGCGACGTTCCGATCGCCACTGCCCGGAGGAACTTTTGAAAAACTGAGCAATTAGATCATCACCCACCGCATGGCGTTGCAGAGTTGAATTCACAGGCATCCTTCCTTGAGAGAGTAGAAGACACGACTTCAGTTACGAAATCATCACTTGATGGTCACAATTCTTAATATAAATCCAGATTCGTGGCGTAGCAATTTCTACAAATTATTGACAAATTTGCCAAAACAGTGATCAGTTTTTCTGAATCTACCGATCATCTTCCCAATCCCTGGAGTCATTTCCCGATCGACCGCCATTTTGGGACAGGGCTGCGTAGGATAGATCAATGCCTATCTTTTGGTGCAATGTAATCGGTTATGCAGCTTCTCCAAGTCACCCATTTGCAAAAACAGTACTCCAACCAGGGAAAATGGATCCAAGCTGTGGATAATGTCTCGTTGCACTTGGCGGCGGGGGAAGTCTTAGCATTTTTGGGGCCCAATGGCGCGGGTAAGACCACGACAATTAAGATGATTGCTGGGTTGATTGTGCCCGATCGGGGGCAAGTGACGGTCGTGGGTAAGAATCCCCATCGGGATCCATCGGCGCTGCGATCGTTAGGGGCAGTGTTGGAGGGCAATCGCAATCTTTACTGGCGCTTAACCCCCGAGGAAAATTTGGAATATTTTGGGGTACTGCGGGGATTATCGGCGCGGGAAGCTCGGCAACGCGGGAGACGGTTGTTAGAGCGCTTTGAGTTAATGCACAAGCGGACAACAGTGGTGCAGCGGTTATCCCGTGGAATGCAGCAAAAGGTAGCGATCGCGGTGGCACTCATTCACGAACCACAGTTGATCTTGCTAGATGAGCCAACCTTAGGATTGGATGTGGAAGCGACGCAAACGGTAAAGCGCTTGGTGCGGGAAATTGCAGCGGAGGGGCGGGGGATTTTACTGACGACCCACCAGTTGGACATTGCAGAGGAGTTGAGCGATCGGGTAGCGGTAATTCGGCAAGGACGCATTGTGGCAGAAAAGCGGACGGCGGAACTGATTCAGGAATTTTCCAGCAGTGCCTACCGCATTGAGCTGGAGCAATCGATCGGAGTCGATCGACAAACTAAGTTAGC is a genomic window containing:
- a CDS encoding ABC transporter ATP-binding protein: MQLLQVTHLQKQYSNQGKWIQAVDNVSLHLAAGEVLAFLGPNGAGKTTTIKMIAGLIVPDRGQVTVVGKNPHRDPSALRSLGAVLEGNRNLYWRLTPEENLEYFGVLRGLSAREARQRGRRLLERFELMHKRTTVVQRLSRGMQQKVAIAVALIHEPQLILLDEPTLGLDVEATQTVKRLVREIAAEGRGILLTTHQLDIAEELSDRVAVIRQGRIVAEKRTAELIQEFSSSAYRIELEQSIGVDRQTKLALLGLDIDPFSQTLHVVDTELLYTVLAVLQPLPILRIERDRANLTDIFLQLVQERSSGED
- a CDS encoding phycobiliprotein lyase produces the protein MPVNSTLQRHAVGDDLIAQFFKSSSGQWRSERRYFTLPDGEVQEVESLITVQFLEQGCDELRHLAQLHDLEDVDFMTCGASVTWDSKNSILGKNMSKGSTLFGIADGLMYRDRGFATPKPIVATFSMTNPETLCLRTEYQGSVFEEEVKLIGSKYRTRQTIISRAGEEQMIGQYLEKRVA